In Candidatus Methylomirabilis sp., the genomic window CCTGGCCTTCCTCCTGTTCCAGGCCTGTCTCCTGGTCATCTACTACGCCGACATCGGCCGGACCGCCCAGGTCACCCTGGGGGCGGTCGTCCTGGGCCTTCTCATGCCCTTCCTGGGGACGGTGAACGGCTACTATCTGGAGGTGGCCACCCAGGTGGGGATCTTCGTGGCGCTGGCGCTGGGCCTGAACATCGTGGTGGGTCTGGCGGGGCTGCTGGACCTGGGCTACGTGGCCTTCTACGCCGTGGGCGCTTACCTGTGGGCCATCTTCGGCTCCCGGCAGGCGGCGGAGATCTTCACCAGCGCCGCCTCGGCCTTCCCGTTGTCGCCGGCCTGGTTCTTCGTCTTCATGATCCTGGGGGTTCTGGTGGCGGCGATGACCGGCATCCTCCTGGGGCTCCCGGTCCTTCGCCTCCGCGGGGACTACCTGGCCATCGTGACCCTCGGGTTCGGGGAGGTCGTCCGGGTCCTGGCGAACAACCTGGACAAGCCGATCAACATCACCAACGGCCCCAAGGGGATCACCCCCATCCAGCGCCCGCCCTTGTTCTTCCAGCCGGTCCTGCAAACGCTGGGGCTCGAGGCCAGCCCCTACGTCCTGTACCCTCTTTACTTCTATTTCCTGGTCCTGCTGGTGGTGGTGACGGTCACGCTGGTGACCCAGCGACTGGACGACTCCCACATCGGCCGGGCGTGGACGGCGATCCGGGAGGACGAGCTGGCAGCGGTCAGCATGGGGATCCCCCTGGTCCGGATGAAGCTTCTGGCCTTCGCCTGCGGGGCATCCTTCGCAGGGGTCATGGGGGTCCTCTTCGCCTCCAAACAGTTCTTCATCAATCCCGAGTCCTTCACCTTCCTGGAATCCATCGGCGTCCTGGCCATGATTATCCTGGGGGGGATGGGGAGCATCCCGGGGGCCATCCTGGGGGCCACGATCGTGACGGTCCTGAACCTGCAGGTGCTCAAGGGGATCTCCCTCTGGCTGAACGAGCTCCGAAGCGCCGGGACCGAGATCTGGATCCCCCTGGTCGGCTCCTTTCCCCTGGCCAGCCTCCCGACCCAGCTGGAGCCCGCCAAGTACGAGCGAATGGTCTTCGGGGTGATCCTGGTCCTCATGATGATCTACCGCCCCCAGGGGATCCTCCCGTCGCGGCGCCGCCGCCGCGAGCTAAGCCCCGGCGGCAACGAGGTAAGCGGTGCTTGAGGCCCGGAAGGTCACCAAGCGCTTCGGGGGCCTGGTGGCGATCAGCGATGTGGACTTCGCCCTGGAGCCCGGGACGATCGCCAGCATCATCGGGCCCAACGGCGCGGGGAAGACCACGTTCTTTAACGTCCTGACCGGGATCTACACGCCGGAAGGGGGAAGCATCGCCTTCGAGGGGCGGTCGCTCCTGGGCCTCCGGCCGGACCAGATCACCGCCCTGGGGGTCTGCCGGACCTTCCAGAACATCCGTCTCTTCGCCGAGATGTCGGTCATCGAGAACGTGCTGGTGGGGATGCACAGCCGCATCCCCCTGGGTCTGGCCGACGTGCTGGTCCGCAACGGGCGCTTCCACCGGCAGGAGGATCGGGCCTGGCGGCGGGCCCAGGAGATCCTTTCGACCGTGGGGCTGGCCGGGAAGGAGGAGGAGCTGGCGAAGAACCTCCCCTACGGGGACCAGCGCCGGCTGGAGATCGCCCGGGCGCTCGCCTCCGGCCCCAAGCTCTTGCTCCTGGACGAGCCCACGGCGGGGATGAGCCACGGGGAGGCGGTGGTCCTCATGGGGCTCCTGCGTCGGTTCATCAACGAGTTCCACCTTACGATCCTCCTCATCGAGCACAACATGCGCGTGGTCATGGAGGTCTCGGACCGAGTGACGGTGCTGGACTACGGGGTGAAGATCGCCGAAGGGCTGCCGCGAGAGGTTCAGAACGACCCTCGGGTCATCGAGGCCTACCTGGGGCGGCGGCGCTGGGGCACGGGGGCGGAGAAGGGGGCGCAGGCCCGTGCTTGAGGTGGACAACCTCCACGTCTACTACGGGAAGATTCACGCCCTGAAGGGGATCTCCCTGGAGGTCAAGGAGGGAGAGATCGTTGCCGTGCTGGGCAACAACGGCGCCGGGAAGACCACCACCCTGAAGACGGTTTCTGGCCTCCTCCGTCCCCGGGAGGGGGCCATCCGCCTGACGGGGGAGGTGCTCAACGCGCTCCCGCCTCACGAGATCGTCGAGCGGGGCATCGCCCATGTCCCCGAAGGTCGGCGGATCTTCAAGCGGCTGACCGTGCTGGAGAACCTGGAGATGGGCGCTTACGCCCGCCGGGACGGCGGGGTGGCCGCCGACCTGGAGCGGGTCTACGCGTTGTTCCCCCGGCTGAAGGAGCGGCGGGAGCAGGTGGCCGGGACCCTCTCCGGCGGGGAGCAGCAGATGCTGGCCATCGCCCGGGCCTTGATGGCGCGGCCGAAGCTCCTCCTCCTGGACGAACCCTCCATGGGGCTGGCCCCCATCCTCCTGGAGCAGATTTTTGACACCATTCTGGACATCAATCGCCAGGGGACGACGATCCTGCTCGTGGAGCAGAACGCCTATATGGCCCTGTCGATCGCCGGGCGGGGGTACGTGATGGAGACCGGCGGGATCGTCCTCGAGGACACGGCCCAAGGGCTCCTCAGCAACGAAGACATCCGTCGGGCCTACCTGGGTGAGCAGGCGTAGGACTTAATGCTCTCTATTATTATAGTTTCTGTAAGTAGCTTCAATATATGCTATTAAACAGGATAGCTGAAAGAGGACTCCAGGGGCCCTCTACCTGGGGCTCCATAGATTTCGGAGGTATCTTGTGGTACTTTCGGACTATGCGCGAGGCTGACGCCCCCCCCGCCCCCCCCGTTTCACCCCCGGCTATGGTCCGCCTGGAGCACATCCTCGACAAGGTCCAGACCTACGCGCCGGATACGGACCTGACGCCCATTCAGCGGGCCTACGTTTTCGCCGCCAAAGCGCATCGCGGGCAGGAACGCCGGTCCGGGGAACCCTACCTCTCGCACCCCCTTGCCGTCGCGGAGATCCTGGCGGACCTTCGCCTGGATGTGAGCAGCATTGCGGCCGGGCTCCTGCACGACGCGGCGGAGGACACGCGCGCCACCATCGAGGAGATCCGCGATCTCTTCGGGGACGAGGTGGCAGGCCTCGTGGATGGGGTCACCAAGATCAGCAAGCTCCCCTTCGCCACCCGCGAGGACCGGCAGGCCGACTCCTTCCGCAAGATGCTGCTGGCCATGTCCCGGGACATCCGGGTCATCCTGATCAAGTTCGCCGACCGGCTGCACAACATGCGGACGCTCGACCCCCTCCCGGAAGCGAAGCAGCAGGGCATCGCCCGGGAGACCCTCGACATCTACGCCCCCCTGGCCAACCGCCTGGGGATCGCCCGGATCAAGGGGGAGCTGGAAGATCTGGCCCTCCGCTACCTCGACCCGGAGGCCTACCGCAACCTCCAGGGCCGGGTCGCGAAGAAACGGGCGGAGCGGGAGGGGGAGATCAACGAGGTGATCGCCATCCTGAAGGGCCGCCTGGCCGAGGTGGGGATCCGGGCCGAGATCACCGGCCGGCCCAAGCACGTCTACAGCATCTACAAGAAAATGCAGAACCAGGGCAAGGACTTCGACGAAATTTACGACCTCACCGCCGTCCGGG contains:
- a CDS encoding branched-chain amino acid ABC transporter permease → LAFLLFQACLLVIYYADIGRTAQVTLGAVVLGLLMPFLGTVNGYYLEVATQVGIFVALALGLNIVVGLAGLLDLGYVAFYAVGAYLWAIFGSRQAAEIFTSAASAFPLSPAWFFVFMILGVLVAAMTGILLGLPVLRLRGDYLAIVTLGFGEVVRVLANNLDKPINITNGPKGITPIQRPPLFFQPVLQTLGLEASPYVLYPLYFYFLVLLVVVTVTLVTQRLDDSHIGRAWTAIREDELAAVSMGIPLVRMKLLAFACGASFAGVMGVLFASKQFFINPESFTFLESIGVLAMIILGGMGSIPGAILGATIVTVLNLQVLKGISLWLNELRSAGTEIWIPLVGSFPLASLPTQLEPAKYERMVFGVILVLMMIYRPQGILPSRRRRRELSPGGNEVSGA
- a CDS encoding ABC transporter ATP-binding protein is translated as MLEARKVTKRFGGLVAISDVDFALEPGTIASIIGPNGAGKTTFFNVLTGIYTPEGGSIAFEGRSLLGLRPDQITALGVCRTFQNIRLFAEMSVIENVLVGMHSRIPLGLADVLVRNGRFHRQEDRAWRRAQEILSTVGLAGKEEELAKNLPYGDQRRLEIARALASGPKLLLLDEPTAGMSHGEAVVLMGLLRRFINEFHLTILLIEHNMRVVMEVSDRVTVLDYGVKIAEGLPREVQNDPRVIEAYLGRRRWGTGAEKGAQARA
- a CDS encoding ABC transporter ATP-binding protein — translated: MLEVDNLHVYYGKIHALKGISLEVKEGEIVAVLGNNGAGKTTTLKTVSGLLRPREGAIRLTGEVLNALPPHEIVERGIAHVPEGRRIFKRLTVLENLEMGAYARRDGGVAADLERVYALFPRLKERREQVAGTLSGGEQQMLAIARALMARPKLLLLDEPSMGLAPILLEQIFDTILDINRQGTTILLVEQNAYMALSIAGRGYVMETGGIVLEDTAQGLLSNEDIRRAYLGEQA